A region from the Bacteroidales bacterium genome encodes:
- a CDS encoding AhpC/TSA family protein, with translation MTQNTRSAKEAKGLEAGVNAPDFIATVINGNNFSLKDALTEGPVVLVFYRGHWCPVCNKHLGVLQDSLQYIQNMGAKVIAISPEKPELLAKTTEKTGADFTILYDEGYRISDAYDVTFTPGGMDRTMYNTFLGANLKEAHSDDSQRLPIPATFVIGQDGKIAWRHFDPDYKKRSTVSEILDALSKMN, from the coding sequence ATGACACAAAACACCAGGAGTGCAAAAGAAGCAAAAGGCCTGGAAGCAGGTGTTAATGCACCTGATTTCATAGCTACTGTTATAAACGGAAACAATTTTTCCTTAAAGGATGCCCTGACAGAAGGCCCGGTGGTACTGGTATTTTATCGTGGTCATTGGTGCCCGGTTTGCAACAAACATCTGGGCGTATTGCAGGATTCACTTCAGTACATCCAGAATATGGGTGCTAAGGTTATAGCTATCTCACCCGAAAAGCCTGAACTACTTGCCAAAACAACAGAAAAAACCGGCGCAGATTTTACTATACTCTACGATGAAGGTTACCGGATTTCAGATGCTTATGATGTGACTTTCACACCAGGTGGTATGGATAGAACTATGTATAACACATTTTTGGGCGCAAACCTGAAAGAAGCCCACTCCGATGATTCTCAGCGTTTGCCCATACCGGCCACATTTGTGATCGGACAAGACGGGAAAATAGCCTGGCGGCATTTCGATCCCGATTACAAGAAACGCAGCACAGTAAGCGAAATACTTGATGCCCTGAGCAAAATGAACTGA
- a CDS encoding thioredoxin fold domain-containing protein, with the protein MKTIITFIVAMLSAVTISIATEPAGGNPTETVQGIQFYEGSWAEALKLAKKENKLVFLDIYATWCGPCKKLKANTFPDEAVGEFYNANFINLALDGEKGEGRELARQYAIKGYPTLLFVDHTGAVVARTTGYHSPDKFLGLGKEVTARK; encoded by the coding sequence ATGAAAACAATCATCACATTCATAGTTGCCATGCTATCAGCCGTAACTATTTCAATCGCAACTGAACCTGCCGGCGGAAATCCTACTGAAACAGTGCAAGGCATACAATTTTATGAGGGAAGCTGGGCCGAAGCCCTGAAACTCGCCAAAAAGGAAAATAAACTTGTTTTCCTCGACATTTATGCAACCTGGTGTGGTCCCTGCAAAAAACTCAAGGCAAATACGTTTCCGGATGAAGCAGTAGGTGAATTTTACAACGCCAATTTTATCAACCTGGCGCTTGACGGAGAAAAGGGTGAAGGCCGCGAGCTGGCCCGCCAATATGCCATCAAAGGATATCCTACGCTGCTGTTCGTTGACCACACCGGCGCTGTTGTTGCCAGAACAACAGGATATCATAGCCCGGATAAGTTCCTGGGGCTTGGGAAAGAAGTTACAGCTCGCAAATAA
- a CDS encoding glutamate decarboxylase: MNEQIILSEVFEKIHRYIESNADNQKPVVNYKSPAELVSLINMQIEDSGVDQNEFLELVDQYLNYSVRTGNKQFLNQLYSGFNFPAFIGDMLTTLANTSMYTYEVAPVATEIEKSMISLMNQYAGYENGDGLFVSGGSNANLVAMLSARNRAIPESRFEGYDRQQKLTAFINEQAHYSIETAANVLGIGSKSVIKVKADDSGRMIPDELEKAIKASIARGEKPFFTVATTATTLLGAYDPIDEIAAICQKHNIWLHADGSFGGSLILSEKHRHMMKGLEKTDSFAWNPHKLMNIPLICSVILLKQKGTLQYNLTDLNTDYIFHDIEEIEDLGKKSIQCGRRVDAVKLWFAWKYFGLKGYQQRIDNLMDMAAYADKLVQDNPRLELMAPRQSFAICFRYIPERDIDLNDFNLQLRETLRKTGHTIVNYGYIGKNLTIRLITANGELEKSDIDLFFNRLNSVAKVLEENLVTA, from the coding sequence ATGAACGAGCAGATCATTCTTAGCGAAGTTTTTGAAAAAATCCACCGGTACATCGAAAGTAATGCCGACAACCAGAAACCGGTGGTAAATTATAAAAGCCCTGCCGAGCTGGTAAGCCTTATCAATATGCAGATCGAAGATTCCGGCGTTGATCAAAACGAATTCCTCGAACTGGTTGATCAGTACCTGAACTATTCGGTAAGAACCGGTAACAAACAATTCCTTAACCAGCTTTATTCCGGCTTCAATTTCCCGGCTTTTATCGGCGATATGTTAACTACATTGGCCAATACTTCAATGTACACCTACGAGGTGGCACCTGTTGCTACGGAAATTGAAAAATCCATGATCAGCTTGATGAACCAATATGCCGGTTATGAAAATGGCGATGGGCTTTTCGTTAGCGGCGGAAGCAATGCGAATCTGGTAGCCATGTTGTCGGCTCGCAACCGTGCGATCCCCGAAAGCCGTTTTGAAGGTTACGACCGCCAACAAAAACTAACTGCCTTTATCAATGAGCAGGCGCATTACTCAATCGAAACTGCTGCCAATGTGCTGGGTATCGGATCGAAAAGTGTTATTAAAGTAAAAGCCGATGATAGTGGGAGAATGATTCCAGATGAACTGGAAAAAGCCATTAAGGCTTCCATTGCCCGTGGTGAAAAGCCATTTTTTACTGTGGCCACCACCGCCACAACTTTGCTGGGCGCTTACGACCCCATTGATGAAATAGCTGCAATTTGCCAAAAACACAATATCTGGCTGCATGCCGACGGCTCTTTTGGCGGTTCACTCATTTTGAGCGAAAAGCACCGCCATATGATGAAAGGCCTTGAAAAAACTGATTCCTTTGCGTGGAACCCTCATAAACTGATGAATATTCCTTTGATTTGTTCAGTCATCCTGCTTAAACAAAAAGGAACCTTACAATATAACCTCACCGATCTGAATACAGATTATATTTTTCATGATATTGAAGAGATTGAAGACCTAGGCAAAAAATCCATTCAATGCGGGCGTAGGGTAGATGCTGTAAAACTTTGGTTCGCATGGAAATATTTCGGACTGAAAGGTTATCAGCAACGCATTGACAACCTGATGGATATGGCAGCTTATGCCGATAAATTGGTTCAGGATAATCCCAGGCTGGAATTGATGGCGCCACGGCAGTCGTTTGCCATTTGCTTCCGTTACATTCCTGAGAGGGATATTGACCTGAATGATTTTAACCTGCAATTGCGCGAAACGCTCAGAAAAACAGGCCATACCATTGTCAATTACGGATACATCGGAAAAAATCTGACCATCCGCCTGATCACCGCAAATGGAGAACTGGAAAAATCAGATATTGATTTATTCTTCAATCGTCTGAATTCTGTAGCAAAAGTGTTGGAAGAGAACCTGGTTACTGCATGA
- a CDS encoding cysteine dioxygenase family protein, producing MEAFLPDSIKNIIDSLEKTRNPDNRVLNEIVANSGVAEKDFSSFRNFVYPANESYGRRLLFNSNRFKILLMSWRKNDFTSIHNHGATEWGCVYFMGKATHRIYENENAMLKMKRKDYFETGQIADVCGDFIHIMGNSGSCDFLTLHIYGSDSDSSGNESMAEIYAPEHNKLFYTHGEAYLNISKELIRGEQYFDQIDPDTLVDYLILVKPFYERVNNESALEKIKSAIKMVS from the coding sequence ATGGAAGCGTTTCTGCCAGATTCAATAAAAAACATAATTGATTCACTTGAAAAAACCCGGAATCCCGATAATCGTGTTCTGAATGAAATTGTTGCAAATTCTGGAGTAGCAGAAAAGGATTTCAGTAGTTTCCGGAACTTCGTATACCCTGCCAATGAGAGTTACGGACGGCGATTACTTTTTAACAGCAACAGATTCAAAATTCTTTTAATGTCGTGGCGTAAGAACGACTTCACTTCCATTCATAATCACGGAGCCACCGAATGGGGTTGCGTTTATTTTATGGGAAAGGCTACGCACCGCATTTATGAGAACGAAAACGCGATGTTGAAGATGAAAAGAAAGGATTATTTTGAAACCGGCCAGATAGCTGATGTTTGCGGCGATTTCATTCATATTATGGGAAATTCGGGGTCCTGCGATTTTCTGACCCTGCATATTTATGGATCTGATTCGGATTCTTCAGGCAATGAATCAATGGCAGAAATATATGCTCCTGAGCACAACAAGCTTTTCTATACCCACGGCGAAGCCTATCTGAACATCAGCAAAGAACTGATCAGAGGTGAACAGTACTTTGATCAGATTGATCCTGACACACTGGTTGATTACTTAATTCTGGTTAAACCCTTTTATGAACGTGTTAATAATGAGTCTGCTCTTGAGAAAATAAAATCGGCGATAAAAATGGTTTCGTAA
- a CDS encoding YceI family protein: MIMMMAINLTGQTNSRMVSSKSHIKFFSTTPAEDIEANNYSATSTINIESGNIAFVVPMQGFEFEKALMQKHFNQENFLDTKSFPDARLVGKITNIDKVDFSTDGTYEAVVEGDMTLKGVTKKITEKGSITVKGGKVEAKSTFNITLADYGIEFVKGKPSSNIAKTVEVSLVAEY, encoded by the coding sequence ATGATCATGATGATGGCCATTAATCTGACCGGCCAGACAAACTCCCGGATGGTGAGTAGTAAATCTCATATCAAATTTTTCTCTACCACACCGGCTGAAGATATTGAAGCCAATAATTATTCCGCAACAAGTACCATTAACATTGAAAGTGGCAACATCGCTTTTGTTGTCCCCATGCAGGGCTTTGAATTTGAGAAAGCATTGATGCAAAAGCACTTCAACCAGGAAAACTTTCTTGATACCAAAAGCTTTCCGGATGCCCGCCTTGTGGGCAAAATCACTAATATTGACAAGGTTGATTTTTCAACAGATGGCACCTACGAAGCCGTGGTTGAGGGAGATATGACCTTAAAAGGAGTAACCAAGAAAATCACCGAAAAAGGAAGCATTACCGTGAAAGGGGGCAAAGTTGAAGCTAAAAGTACTTTTAACATTACCCTGGCCGATTACGGAATTGAGTTCGTAAAAGGAAAACCATCGAGCAACATTGCAAAAACTGTTGAAGTAAGCCTGGTAGCTGAGTATTAA
- a CDS encoding phenylalanine--tRNA ligase subunit beta, with product MKVSCNRLKAYTGIDANPETIAKILTDCGLEVEAIETFENIKGGLKGIVIGEVKTCIKHPNADKLSLTQVDIGGDRLLDIVCGAPNVAAGQKVLVAPEGTTLAMGDNSFVIKKSKIRGETSEGMICAEDELGLGTSHEGIMVLPDDVVTGTLAANYFDIYTDTILEIGLTPNRSDAASHIGVARDLVAAWNAMHFNEPEKHISLKLPDIGNFKVDNRDHHIDVIVDDPKACPRYSGITISGITVEESPAWLKDFLKSIGVRPINNVVDVTNFVLFELGQPLHAFDTDYITGNKVVVKQLPEGTAFTTLDEVERKLTAGDLMICNAKDGMCIAGVFGGIKSGVTEKTRNVFIESAYFNPVSVRKTSKQHGLKTDASFRFERGTDPNITVYAMKRAALLIQEIAGGNISSDVEDVYPETIVPAQVDMTYHNIDRLIGKKIEHEIIHGILNWLGMIITHHDEKGMLVAVPTFKTDVQREADVIEEILRIYGYNNIAFDSSLRSSISLSEKPDRLKHRNTVSDYLVSNGFYEIMCNSLTKSTYDQTLPFIDKNKHVHILNPISRDLDIMRQTLLVGGLETILFNLNRKVSDMKLFEFGAEYTRDAGKAHNENRLDKYNEHWKLSLFLTGQKHPESWYTKEEKTDFFTLKAMVHTILNRIGLNAGISHSIETDFGILDFGQTLTFEGKQLAVLGRLRDNILNQFDIKQEVFYAEVDWDLCMQFLAKHPGIRYSEIPRFPEVRRDLALLLDMHIKFGEIENLAIKNGGQLLRNVSLFDIYEGDRIEQGKKSYAISFILRDDSKTLKDQEIDAFINKLVKVFEKELGAKIR from the coding sequence ATGAAAGTATCGTGCAACAGGCTCAAAGCCTACACCGGAATTGACGCAAACCCTGAAACCATTGCCAAAATATTGACCGACTGCGGCCTCGAGGTTGAAGCTATTGAAACATTTGAGAATATTAAAGGCGGTTTGAAAGGCATTGTGATCGGAGAGGTAAAAACCTGCATAAAACATCCCAATGCCGATAAACTTAGTCTGACCCAGGTAGACATTGGTGGCGATCGTTTGCTTGATATAGTTTGCGGCGCTCCCAACGTGGCTGCCGGACAAAAAGTGCTGGTTGCACCCGAAGGAACAACGCTAGCAATGGGTGACAACTCCTTCGTGATCAAAAAGAGCAAAATCAGGGGTGAAACATCTGAGGGAATGATTTGTGCCGAAGACGAACTCGGGTTGGGCACCTCGCACGAAGGTATTATGGTTTTGCCTGATGACGTTGTTACCGGCACGCTGGCAGCCAACTATTTTGATATTTATACCGATACCATTCTCGAAATTGGTCTGACCCCAAACCGTTCAGATGCCGCTTCGCATATCGGCGTTGCCCGCGACCTGGTTGCAGCATGGAATGCCATGCATTTCAATGAGCCGGAAAAACATATCAGTTTGAAACTTCCTGATATTGGCAATTTCAAGGTGGACAACCGCGATCATCATATTGATGTGATTGTTGATGACCCCAAAGCCTGCCCAAGATATTCCGGAATAACAATAAGCGGAATTACAGTTGAAGAATCACCGGCCTGGTTGAAAGATTTTCTGAAATCTATTGGTGTGAGACCCATCAACAACGTGGTTGATGTCACCAATTTTGTGCTTTTCGAACTGGGACAGCCACTCCATGCTTTCGACACTGATTATATCACCGGAAACAAAGTGGTGGTCAAACAATTGCCTGAAGGAACTGCATTTACAACCCTAGATGAGGTTGAACGCAAACTCACCGCTGGCGATCTGATGATTTGTAATGCAAAGGACGGCATGTGCATCGCGGGGGTATTTGGCGGCATCAAGTCGGGCGTTACTGAAAAAACCCGCAATGTATTTATTGAGAGCGCGTATTTCAACCCGGTGAGTGTTCGAAAAACATCAAAACAACATGGCCTCAAAACCGATGCTTCGTTCCGGTTCGAACGCGGTACCGATCCCAACATCACCGTTTATGCAATGAAAAGGGCTGCACTGCTCATTCAGGAAATCGCCGGCGGAAACATATCTTCCGACGTGGAGGATGTATATCCCGAAACCATTGTTCCGGCTCAGGTTGATATGACCTATCATAATATTGATCGTTTGATCGGCAAAAAAATTGAACATGAAATAATTCATGGCATCTTGAACTGGCTGGGCATGATAATTACGCATCATGATGAAAAGGGTATGCTGGTGGCTGTTCCAACTTTTAAAACTGATGTGCAGCGCGAAGCCGACGTGATTGAAGAAATTCTTCGCATTTACGGCTATAACAACATTGCCTTTGATTCATCGCTGCGTTCCTCCATTTCTTTGTCAGAAAAACCAGATCGTCTGAAACACAGAAACACAGTTTCAGATTATTTAGTGAGCAATGGTTTTTATGAAATCATGTGCAATTCGCTTACAAAATCCACTTATGATCAGACCCTGCCTTTTATTGATAAAAACAAACATGTTCATATTCTGAACCCTATCAGCCGCGACCTTGATATTATGCGGCAAACCTTGTTGGTTGGCGGTTTGGAAACAATTCTGTTTAACCTTAACCGCAAGGTTTCCGATATGAAACTGTTTGAGTTCGGAGCGGAATACACAAGAGATGCCGGAAAAGCACACAATGAAAACAGGCTCGATAAATACAATGAACACTGGAAACTTTCATTGTTCCTTACTGGCCAGAAACATCCTGAATCATGGTACACCAAAGAAGAGAAAACTGATTTTTTCACACTCAAGGCCATGGTTCACACAATTTTGAACCGGATTGGATTAAATGCTGGAATTAGCCATTCCATCGAAACTGATTTCGGCATTCTTGATTTTGGCCAGACCCTCACTTTTGAAGGAAAACAGTTAGCCGTGTTAGGCAGGCTCAGGGATAATATCCTGAACCAGTTCGACATCAAACAGGAAGTATTTTATGCTGAGGTTGACTGGGATTTGTGCATGCAGTTTTTGGCAAAGCACCCTGGCATCAGGTATAGTGAAATACCTCGTTTTCCGGAAGTTCGTCGCGACCTGGCTTTGCTTCTCGACATGCACATCAAATTTGGCGAAATCGAAAATCTTGCCATTAAAAATGGCGGGCAACTGCTACGAAATGTAAGCTTGTTCGACATTTATGAAGGCGACCGCATTGAGCAGGGTAAAAAATCATACGCCATTAGCTTCATACTGCGCGATGACAGCAAAACACTCAAAGACCAGGAAATTGATGCATTCATAAATAAGCTGGTAAAAGTGTTTGAAAAAGAACTGGGTGCGAAAATCCGATGA
- a CDS encoding DUF4833 domain-containing protein has translation MKPQMILSLLIFITGFYPWMLPAKEPDNSSALFQIGRSRDANEIHYVASLDCEGNLVAENPVDIYWIRHTEGGRREPLTWVQNKYAYGIKYLEISSQKAVFQFVSYPSRTFSIQKSDQGRYNVYTSFENRKFALTRIFVQIENGSFWFPQITRVELSGIDEQTRQYIVESIEL, from the coding sequence ATGAAACCGCAAATGATTCTTAGTCTGCTCATCTTCATCACAGGATTTTATCCCTGGATGTTGCCTGCAAAAGAGCCGGATAATTCCTCTGCGCTATTTCAGATCGGGAGGAGCAGAGATGCGAACGAGATTCATTATGTCGCGAGTTTGGATTGCGAAGGCAACCTTGTGGCTGAAAATCCAGTAGATATTTATTGGATCAGGCATACCGAAGGTGGCCGCCGTGAACCGCTAACATGGGTTCAAAATAAATATGCCTATGGTATCAAATATCTGGAAATATCATCGCAAAAAGCTGTTTTTCAATTTGTATCCTATCCCAGTCGCACGTTTTCGATACAAAAAAGTGATCAGGGAAGGTATAATGTGTACACTAGCTTCGAAAACAGGAAATTCGCATTAACACGCATTTTTGTTCAGATTGAAAATGGAAGCTTTTGGTTCCCACAGATAACACGTGTTGAATTATCCGGGATCGATGAACAAACCAGGCAATACATTGTGGAATCAATCGAACTATAG
- a CDS encoding thioredoxin fold domain-containing protein: MILRFLQIFIVVIFTLTSCAQKNPEAVQLNSKDFDKLVRTKPGVLLDVRTQREFKNGHIENSGQLNYYALDFRNRLLLLPKDQPIYLYCNTGYRSDRAASFLIRNGYTSVYNLQHGIMEWELARLPVITDPDAQPDTDDKFEPADFAQLLASEPIVFVDFYAPWCGPCRKMMPMIDSLKVEYHGRLPIVKVNADASKQLMREMKLVSVPYLALYRDGELYFEHRGEIHREELVEVLESVL; this comes from the coding sequence ATGATCCTACGTTTTCTTCAAATTTTCATCGTAGTTATTTTCACATTAACTTCTTGTGCCCAGAAAAACCCTGAGGCAGTACAACTCAATTCGAAAGATTTTGATAAGCTTGTCCGAACCAAGCCCGGTGTGTTGCTTGATGTGCGAACCCAACGGGAATTCAAGAACGGCCATATAGAAAATTCCGGACAACTGAACTATTATGCCCTGGATTTCAGGAACAGGCTGCTGCTTTTGCCCAAGGATCAGCCCATCTATCTTTATTGCAATACCGGCTATCGCAGCGACCGTGCTGCAAGCTTCCTGATCAGGAATGGCTATACCAGCGTTTACAATCTGCAGCACGGAATCATGGAATGGGAATTGGCACGCTTGCCGGTTATTACAGATCCCGATGCGCAACCCGATACCGACGACAAATTCGAACCTGCTGATTTTGCACAACTCCTGGCTTCCGAACCCATTGTTTTTGTGGATTTTTATGCGCCCTGGTGCGGCCCCTGCCGCAAAATGATGCCCATGATTGACAGCCTCAAGGTAGAATACCACGGACGTTTACCCATCGTAAAAGTCAACGCCGATGCCAGCAAGCAACTGATGCGGGAAATGAAACTTGTATCGGTTCCTTATCTTGCGCTTTACCGTGACGGCGAATTATACTTTGAACATCGCGGCGAAATCCACCGCGAAGAGTTGGTAGAAGTACTGGAATCGGTGTTATAG